The nucleotide window GCGCCGTACCGCCATTGCCTGGCGCAACGTAGACAAACTGCACGCGTGGCGCTTGGGCAAGTTTCCATGCCAGCGCATGCTCACGGCCTCCTGAGCCAATAACAAGTAACTTCATACGTATCTGTTCCTAGAAATGACTTAAATTTCGTCAATCAGTGCGTTCGTAAAGACGGCTTGTACGTCATCGAGATTTTCAAGGGTGTCTAGCAGTTTTTGCATTTTCACGGCATCTTCGCCGGAGCAGGCGATTTCGCTGTGTGGCTTCATGGTGATTTCCGCCAATTCGGCCTTAAAACCTGCGGTTTCGAGAGCGCTTTTGACTTGGCTAAAAGCGCTCGGCGCACATAAAATTTCAATGCTGCCATCGCTATGACTCATGACGTCATCAGCACCTGCCTCGAGCGCGATGGTCATTAAGCTCTCTTCAGACGCGCCAGGCGCAAACAAAAACTGCCCGCAGTGGGTAAACATAAAAACCACAGAACCATCTTGTCCCAAGTTGCCGCCATGTTTGGAAAAAGCATGGCGTACTTCAGCGACGGTGCGGGTACGATTATCCGTCATGCAATCGACGATAATCGCAGCGCCTGCTAAGCCATAACCTTCATAACGGATTTCTTCGTAGTGAGCGCCTTCAAGTCCGCCAGCACCCCGTTGAATGGCCCGTTGAATATTGTCTTTGGGCATATTGGCATCGGTGGCTTTATCAATTGCCAGCCGTAAGCGCGGATTACTATTCACGTCGCCACCGCCTAAGCGGGCGGCCACGGTAATTTCTTTAATCAAACGTGTCCAAACCTTGCCGCGCTTTGCATCCGCAGCCGCTTTTTTATGCTTGATATTGGCCCATTTAGAATGACCAGCCATAGGCTTTTTCTCCTGATTGAATGCTAACGGTCGCGCGGTCGCTGGCGGGAATTGCTGCGGCCAATGCGGTTACCATTGTTGCGAGTTGTGCCGGTGCCATTTGCATACGGAGCTTCATGGTAACGATTACCATTGCTATTGCCACTGCGTACGCCTTCGTTAAAAGGCGTATGCGTTTGTCCGTAACGGCGAGGGGCGGGATTGCTATTGTAGTCAGCGAAGCCAAGCGCAGTTTGCATCGGATCAGGTTGGCGCCGCCGTGGCGCCGCTGCTCGACCGGTCTGCGTCGCATTGCGTGAGGATTTATCGTGATTGCTGGGCAGCTTCAATTCCACCGAAGCGAATAAAGCTCGTACCTGGGCCTCATCCATTTCTTCCCAGCGGCCACGCTTTAGGCCACGAGGCAAAGAAATTGGGCCGTGGCGGGTACGAATGAGCCGGCTGACCATGCAGCCGACTGCTTCAAACATGCGCCGTACCTCTCGGTTGCGGCCTTCGGCTAAAGCGACGTGATACCAGCGGTTGGTTCCTTCGCCACCGCCTGTTTGCAAGCGCAGAAAATGAGCCGGGCCATCGTCCAGCGTGACGCCGCGCAAAAGCTGCTGGCGTGCAGTTTCCGACAACTCACCCACAATCCGCACGGCATATTCACGCTCGACGTTGTAACGTGGATGCATGCAACGATTGGCTAAATCGCCTGAAGTGGTGAGTAAGAGTAACCCTTCTGTGTTAAAGTCAAGGCGGCCAATTGAAAGCCATTTAGCCATTTTTATGGTGGGCAATCTGTCGAAGACGGAAGGCCGACGCTCTGGGTCAGAGTGGCTCACAATTTCTCCGGCTGGCTTGTGATAGATCAGCACTCGCGGTGGTTGGGTCGGTAATTTGCGGGCGATCAACTTACCATTAATCCGCACTAAGTCGGTTGGCATAATGCGTTGCCCGATGTGGGCTGGCTCGCCATTGACGGAGACCCGGCCCGCCATAATCAACTCTTCCATTTCACGGCGTGAGCCCATGCCCGCTTCAGCCAGCACTTTGTGTAGCTTAGGGGTATCCTCGTCCGGTGCCAGCACACGCTTTGGCAGCGCAGTTTTGCGCAAGCGTCCAAGCATTGGCGCACGCACATTTCCGCTGGCATTATCCGCGTCATAAGCGGGTGAGGTGACATAAGAAAACACCTCGTCCGCTTTGCCATTTTTGGAGGGGGAGGGCTCACTAGAGGTCAGATTTTTTTCTGACTTGGGTGGGCGTTTCGGGCGCGGGCTGGCCTCTTGGCGCGCCGCGTCTGAAGGGGTGGCTGGCGGCTGTGCGCCTTTAGTTTTTTCAGCCCGGCGCCGCGCAATTAAACTACGCGGGCCACGCCGCAAACCACGCCGCACTTGCCCTTCGCCCGCTGGTGTTGGTGCGGAAGCCGTCTCCGCTGGACCAATATTCGTATTGGTCTCATCTGTAGCGGGCACAGCAGAAGCAGGCGCAGTCTCGCCTTGATTAACCTTAAGTAAATCGGTTTCTTGACTATGTTTCAAAACAACCTCTGGAAAGTGAAAGTAGGGGCGCTATGGGTAAAGTAGCGCGCTTTGTTTTTTTAATCAGTAAATTCGATTGTATGTTGCTCAATGGGATGATCTGCCGATAAATTAGATAAAGTGGGTAATGCATCTAGCGCAGGCAAACTAAGATCATCCAGAAAAAATTGGGTTGTTGCATAAAGCGCTGGCCGGCCTGGCGTATCACGTTGGCCTACGATTTCAACCCAGCCGCGTTCTTCGAGCTGTTTAAGTACTTGGCTATTGACCGTCACCCCGCGGATTTGCTCTATATCGCCACGCGTAACCGGCTGACGATAAGCAATAATCGCTAAAGTTTCAAGGGCTGCGCGCGAGTATTTAGGCGGTTTTTCAGGATGCAGTTTGTCTAACAATGGCTGCATTTCGGGTTTACTCTGAAAACGCCAACCGCTGGCTAATGAAACCAGTTCAATGCCCCGCTCCGACCAGTCAGCGCACAATTCTTCAAGCAGGCCGCGTACATCATTAGACGTTATCTCGGCAGCGAATAATTGACGTAAATCATCGATTTTGAGCGGTTCCTGCGCACATATTAAAGCAGTTTCAAGCGCAATTTTCGCTTGCTGGGCGCTCATGCCGCCGATTTCCTTTTCCACCGATGACTTTGTAGCTTTCATCAAAAATATCAAATGTATATATAGCAAAGGCTATCTACAAATACGCTTTTGTTCGTTTCATCATAACCAAAAACACTCGGTAATTTATTCCTATTGTACCGTTTTGCTGATTTAAGCCGACTGCACGGATGCATTTTTGCAAACCTTATTTTCCGAACATCGCTCTGAGCGGCTGCGTTAGAATGAGCATTTTTAAACTTTTCTGCTACACGGTAAGGTAAGTCATCTGCAATGCAATACGGATTTTTGCGCCGGCTGTCAGCCGTTTGGGGCCTTGTTTTAATCGCCGTTTTCTTGGCGGCCTGTAGTGCGCCAGCAGGCTATTATCGAGTCCGGCGTGGCGACACTTTAAGTCGCATTGCCCAACGCCACAAAGCCAGCACGGAAGACCTCGCGCGGTGGAACCGTTTATCTAAACCTAATGTATTGGCAATTAACCAAACACTGCGCGTTAAACCACCTGCCTCGAAACACCCCCCCAAGCGGTCTGCCACTCAAGCGCGCCACTTGACGCGAGCGACACCCGTTCTGCCCTCTAGTATAGCAAAGATGTCCGCTGCTGTTCCATTTGCTTTGGATTGGCCTGCTCAAGGGCCGATCATCCGCGGTTTTGACGGCATCAATAACAAAGGCATTAATATTACTGGCAAAGTGGGTGACCCAATTTACGCCGCAGCCGATGGCAAGGTAGTTTATGCTGGAAATAAGTTACGCGGTTATGGCAATTTACTTATTATTAAGCACCGGGCTGATTTTTTAACCGCGTATGCGCATAATCGGACCCTCTATATTCCCGAAGGACAAAATGTAAAAAAAGGGCAGCGCATTGCAGAGATGGGCAACACGGACAGCACGGCTGCTATGCTTCATTTTGAGCTGCGCTATCAAGGCCGTTCGCTTAATCCGTTGCACTATTTGCCTGCTCGTTAGTCGAGCAGTATGTGTTAGAATCCGCGTTTATAAAAAAGCCTCGCGTCGTTTTTCTGCCCATAGCTCAGTTGGATAGAGCATCGGCCTTCTAAGCCGAGGGTCGGGGGTTCGAATCCCTCTGGGCAGGCCATTATGCACAGTTATGAATCACAGACCAACTATTTTGCTGGCAATTGATACGTCCACTGAATTTTGTTCTGTCGCCCTTGCTGTAAGCTCGACCGCGCAGGAACCGCCTCAATTGTATAGTCGGCATGAATTGACGGGGGCAACGGCTAGCTTGCGCGTGTTGCCCATGGTGCAAGAGGTTTTTGCTGAAGCCAAGCTGAATCTGCGTGCTTGCACGGCGCTTGCTTTTGGCGCGGGCCCCGGCTCGTTTACGGGCCTGCGTACTGCAACGGGTGTTGTGCAAGGGTTAGCTTTTGCACTACACGTACCGGTGGTTCCAGTGAGCACTCTGCTCGCTTGTGCACAGGCCACCCGTGACCGCGCAGGAGCGCTTAACCGAGTGCTGGCGGTGTTAGATGCGCGTATGAATGAAGTATATTGGGCGCAGTTTGAGTGGGACCCAGAAATCCATAATTGGCGTACGGTGCAACCCGTAACGCTGACTGCACCTAATGCGGTCAATTTCCCAGATGCGCCTTTTACCTTGGCGGGCAATGCGGCTGATCTTTTGAGTGCGCAGCTTGCTAGCGTGCCACACAAGGTTAGCCTTGATCCGTTGGCGCAACCTCATGCGACAGCGATCGCCACGCTGGGTCTATGCGCTTTGCGCGCGGGTCAGGTGGTATCCGCTGAAAGCGCAATGCCGGTTTATATTCGCAATAAAGTTGCGTTCACGACTGCGGAGCGCGCTGCACGAGCCGCCCATGCGTAACCACGCGCAATCCCCCCAGCAAACTACTGCTGCGTATCACTTCACCGCTATGCGTCAAGTCGATTTGGTTGAGGTCATGGCGCTTGAGTGTATGGCTTATACTTTCCCCTGGAGCCAGGCTAATTTTGTCGACGCATTAGAGAATCATAATATCGGCATTTGCATGCGAGATAGCCGCGGAGCTTTACTGGGCTATTGTGTTTTAATGCCAGCCGTGGACGAGATGCAACTCTTAAATTTGTGCATTATTCCAGCGCTGCAAGGACAAGGGCTGGGGCAGGCGCTGCTTAAAGTAGCGATACAATCTACACGTACAGCAAAGTTGCGCCGTCTTTTACTCGAAGTCAGACTCTCCAATCAGAACGCCTTACGCTTGTATCAGAAATTTGGTTTTACGGTGATTGGCCGTCGGAAAGAATATTATTTAGCTCAGCATGGCGTGCGTGAAGATGCGCTTGTGATGCAGCTTACCTTATCCATGGAGAGTGCCCATGCCTGAGTCGGATCCAATCCTGGAAGAATTAGGTTTGATGCCTGTTTGGCAGAAGCGTGCTTTGAGCACAATCAGCGCGGCTGAACCTGCCGCGCTTGAAGCGAGCTCAAGCGCGAACGTTAAAGCACAAAAAAAAGAATTTGAGGTTATCCCCGACGCGGCCCTAAGCGCTTCTGAAACACCCATTAGTTCGCTGGATTGGGACACACTTAAAGCACGTGTTGCTGATTGTAAGCGTTGCCGGTTATGTGAAAAACGCAATCGTACCGTATTTGGTGTTGGCGATGAAAAAGCGAGCTGGATGTTGGTAGGCGAGGCGCCTGGCGCCAATGAAGATCGCTTAGGAGAGCCTTTTGTGGGGCAGGCCGGCAAGCTGCTAGATAATATGTTGCATGCAGTAGGGCGCACCCGTGAAAATGGCATTTATATTGCGAATGTGATCAAGTGCCGTCCGCCTGGCAATCGTGATCCTCAACTTGATGAAGTGGCTCAATGCGAGCCGTATCTAAAACGACAGTTGGCGATCATCCGCCCGCAACTCATTATCGCGCTTGGTCGCTTTGCTGCGCAAAGCTTGCTCAAAACCGATGCCAGTATTTCATCGCTACGGAATCGCGTGCATCAATACGAAGGTGTGCCGGTGATAGTGACTTACCATCCAGCTTATTTGTTGCGCAACTTACCTGATAAAGCGAAAGCCTGGGCAGATTTATGCCGCGCGCAAGAAATTTATCAAGCTATGAAACATTAGCTTATGCCTTATTCTTGCGCACTGACGGGCTAGCGTACCCGCGGCCATTTTATTGCGCACAATTCAATGACAACTGAGTGCTTTGATTTTATCGTCAGAAAGTTGTGTAGCTTGTTTAATAAAATCGAGCTTCATGCCGCAGGCTAGCAGATTTTTAGCAATTTCAAGCTTAGCTTCTTGCCAACCTTCTTGTCGTCCTTCTTCAATTAAATATTGTGCAGCAGACATAATATCCTCCCGATAATGTGGTGAGATTTTAATCATAGATTGGACAAATTGCTTGTCGATTCCTCGACCTTCCTTTGCTAGATAATATAGCAATCCTCTTCTTTTTTCAACTGAGAGAGGATAACGCTCAAAGAGCTCAAATATTTTAGGCGCAAGCTGCGTTAGCTCCCAACGGTGGATGTACTTTTGCGCTAAGCTCATGGCTGCGCAACGCTTATGGGTTATCAACACCTCGTCTGGTATCGCTGATAAATCAATCAGTTGAATTGGGTGAGTTAACGCAAATATTTTTTGTGCTAGTGATTGGTGTTTGAAGCATTCTAAAAGACTGAGTGGCCCTTTATAGGGGCCTATGCCCCGATAAAAAATCAATGGCACCACCACCGGTAGTAATGCATGACCTTGATTAAGGTGTTGTTTCATAATGGCGCTTTGATAACGCCATAACTTAAAAGGTGTTAATTGACCCGCTGTGCTTTCATGCTCTAACAGAATATACGCGGGGCCTTGGCCTTTGATGGCTTGGATTGAATAGGCAATGTCGCTGTAATGCTGGCTTAAATTGTCTTCAACAAATGCGCCTGGCGCGAGGGTTAAAGTATTGAAATCAAATTCTTGTTGCAAAGAATTAGGTAAATGGGTTTGTAGAAATTCTCTGGCAATCTCTACATCCATCAGAAATAACTTGCATAAGGCGTCATGCGGCATGGATAAAGCATTCATTTTGTTGATCGACGTATCACCCCAAGAGGTTAAGCATGCTCCACATTCTGCCGCTCACCTGTGTGATAACCGAACGAAGCTGGTGATACGGATTCGATGTGGTTTTATGAGCGGTGTACGTTGCATTGCAGTTGAAAGTCGCATAGATACTTGATCGTATAGATAATCCGGATCAGATAGCCATACTCGAAGATGGCCTTGCGCGTACGGTGACGTAGGCAAAACCAGCGTGCAACTTTTGTGAAAGAGAAACACGCCCGTGCTAACATTCATTTTTAACTTACCCGCGCTGCGATGCATTTTAAGTCAACTTCATTCGATGCCCCTAAGACTCTGGTGATTGCTTCGCGGCAAAGTCGACTGGCGTTATGGCAAGCTCAATATGTCAGCGATGCGTTACAAAAACTATATCCAGAAGCGCGGATTGAAATCTTGGGCATGACCACCCGCGGGGATCAGATCCTTGATCGCGCGCTCTC belongs to Mycoavidus sp. B2-EB and includes:
- a CDS encoding YebC/PmpR family DNA-binding transcriptional regulator, with the protein product MAGHSKWANIKHKKAAADAKRGKVWTRLIKEITVAARLGGGDVNSNPRLRLAIDKATDANMPKDNIQRAIQRGAGGLEGAHYEEIRYEGYGLAGAAIIVDCMTDNRTRTVAEVRHAFSKHGGNLGQDGSVVFMFTHCGQFLFAPGASEESLMTIALEAGADDVMSHSDGSIEILCAPSAFSQVKSALETAGFKAELAEITMKPHSEIACSGEDAVKMQKLLDTLENLDDVQAVFTNALIDEI
- a CDS encoding peptidoglycan DD-metalloendopeptidase family protein, with the translated sequence MQYGFLRRLSAVWGLVLIAVFLAACSAPAGYYRVRRGDTLSRIAQRHKASTEDLARWNRLSKPNVLAINQTLRVKPPASKHPPKRSATQARHLTRATPVLPSSIAKMSAAVPFALDWPAQGPIIRGFDGINNKGINITGKVGDPIYAAADGKVVYAGNKLRGYGNLLIIKHRADFLTAYAHNRTLYIPEGQNVKKGQRIAEMGNTDSTAAMLHFELRYQGRSLNPLHYLPAR
- the tsaB gene encoding tRNA (adenosine(37)-N6)-threonylcarbamoyltransferase complex dimerization subunit type 1 TsaB, which translates into the protein MNHRPTILLAIDTSTEFCSVALAVSSTAQEPPQLYSRHELTGATASLRVLPMVQEVFAEAKLNLRACTALAFGAGPGSFTGLRTATGVVQGLAFALHVPVVPVSTLLACAQATRDRAGALNRVLAVLDARMNEVYWAQFEWDPEIHNWRTVQPVTLTAPNAVNFPDAPFTLAGNAADLLSAQLASVPHKVSLDPLAQPHATAIATLGLCALRAGQVVSAESAMPVYIRNKVAFTTAERAARAAHA
- the rimI gene encoding ribosomal protein S18-alanine N-acetyltransferase, with amino-acid sequence MRNHAQSPQQTTAAYHFTAMRQVDLVEVMALECMAYTFPWSQANFVDALENHNIGICMRDSRGALLGYCVLMPAVDEMQLLNLCIIPALQGQGLGQALLKVAIQSTRTAKLRRLLLEVRLSNQNALRLYQKFGFTVIGRRKEYYLAQHGVREDALVMQLTLSMESAHA
- a CDS encoding uracil-DNA glycosylase family protein, which produces MPESDPILEELGLMPVWQKRALSTISAAEPAALEASSSANVKAQKKEFEVIPDAALSASETPISSLDWDTLKARVADCKRCRLCEKRNRTVFGVGDEKASWMLVGEAPGANEDRLGEPFVGQAGKLLDNMLHAVGRTRENGIYIANVIKCRPPGNRDPQLDEVAQCEPYLKRQLAIIRPQLIIALGRFAAQSLLKTDASISSLRNRVHQYEGVPVIVTYHPAYLLRNLPDKAKAWADLCRAQEIYQAMKH
- a CDS encoding Rpn family recombination-promoting nuclease/putative transposase, with amino-acid sequence MNALSMPHDALCKLFLMDVEIAREFLQTHLPNSLQQEFDFNTLTLAPGAFVEDNLSQHYSDIAYSIQAIKGQGPAYILLEHESTAGQLTPFKLWRYQSAIMKQHLNQGHALLPVVVPLIFYRGIGPYKGPLSLLECFKHQSLAQKIFALTHPIQLIDLSAIPDEVLITHKRCAAMSLAQKYIHRWELTQLAPKIFELFERYPLSVEKRRGLLYYLAKEGRGIDKQFVQSMIKISPHYREDIMSAAQYLIEEGRQEGWQEAKLEIAKNLLACGMKLDFIKQATQLSDDKIKALSCH